The genomic segment ATGGAAGGGGCCTGTCTCACCATCTGGAAAGTGGAGGTCAGGGAAAGCCACGCCCCTTGCTGCTGCTCGAAGGAGCCAGTGGATGAGGACACACCAGAGCCAGCATGTAAGCAGCACCTGACAGATGGTGGCTGCCAGCCATGGTCCCTGTGGTGACTAGCACCACTAGCCCAAGAGGGTCCTCCACCCAGTGTGCCAGCCCAAAGAGGTGGCAGAGGGCCAACCCTCGAGGGCATTTCCTCCCATGCTACATCACAGGGCCGTTCTGGCAGAAGTGCTGTGGGGCCTGTCTGGAACACACAAGGACTCACTTGCCTTCCTCTCTTTTCAGCCATGTTCCAGCTGTCATGAAGCCGGCGCAACCATCTCGTGCTCCTATAAAGGATGTATCCACACCTACCACTACCCTTGTGCCAATGACACAGGTAAGAGCCGGCCTGTTCCAACTCAGACCCCAGGGACTCCCAGGGCCCTCACCTGCCCCAGCAATTCTTTATCTCTCTGTTCTCTTCACCTCTACCTGCATTTGGCAGTTCCAGGATGTGGAAATGGGTCAGTCCCTACCTACCAGATTGAGGATTTCCCAGAGCTCTGAGCAAAGAGCTCAGGAAGGAAAGTGAATGGGCATAGGCTTTTAAGGATGAATAGGAGTACACTCAACAGAAGAAGAGAGGTTATATACCAACTAAAACCAAATGGGGAGCTGAGAGGTTGTCTCAAGTGATAGATTGTTTGAGGGCAACCATCCTGTGCTCCTACACAGAATGTGCCCATATACTACCTGAGGGCCAGAGACACCATCCCCAGCACTTACTACAGAAAAATAAAGCTAGGCGAATTTAGGTCAAAATGGAGATAGACCAGCTGGCATGTTGGCTATCAGGACTGGCCATGCAAAGTCTGAAACAGGTCTGTAGGTCTGTGACAGACCCCCTGTGACCTGCCCTCATTCCTACTCATTCATTGTTTGTGGGCCACAGGACCAAGACGCCCAGCCCTAACCCGTCAAGTGGGAAACTTGCAGCACTGGTCTGTAGAGAAAGCATCCGGTCACTGGGAATGGCAGCACCACTGCTATCCAGATCCAGCCCTGGTGGCCCTTCGTCCTGTGCCCATCACACAGTCTTTGTGCTTAGGCCCATCTGCAGAGCTGGAATGTGAACCGCTCTTCATGGGAGCAGCAGCACCCAGGAAGTACAGCCTCATGGGTCAGGCTGTCGCAGCCCTCCATCCCTCTCAACTCTGGCCTGGTCATTTGTCCTAGTCTGAGCAGTAGCATGCCATCAGTGCTGTCTGCCCAGTGGATCCTCAGCATTAGCCCCAGCCAAGCCACCCTGGGAGCCACACTGGGCCTCAGATGGTGACAGCCTTTCAGTGGTGCTGAGCTGCTAACACTCAACAGGATTGGGGTCTTCATTGACTCTGCCTCCATCATAATGTGACCTGTATTGGAATGTGGACTTGACCTAAGTACAAGGCTTCACTCGCTATCCAACCTGTCTCCGCCCAAGTCACCATGTGGCAGTTCACTTTCTGCCCCCCAGTCCCTAGCTACATCCTTACTGTGTGCTCTCTCACCCACAGCCACAGAGGCTGGGCTTTCTGGCTTTCTCTGCTGTCTCCAAGCTTGTCCAGCCTCCCCAGGGGCTCACAGCCTGAAGGGGGCAGACAGGACAGGCACAGTAGTAGACTAGGTGCTTCGGTCActtttctgttgccgtgataagATGCCCTGGCAAAAGCAGCGTAGAGGTGGTCAGATGAGTTTCAGCTCAGTCACAGGTCACAAGCCACCACAGTAGGGAAGTCATAGGAACAGGGACTTAAGGGAGCTGGTCACACTACATTGGTCAGGAAGCGGAGAGCAGAGCTGGggataatggcacatgcctttaatccacaccttgggaggcagaggcaggtgtctctcatgtgagatcaaggccagcttggtttacatagtgagttcagaacagtcagggctacatagaaaaaagaaaaagtaaaaaaagcaGCAGAAAGGGgctaggcatggcagcacactcctttaatcccagcatttgggagtcagaggcaggcaaatgTCTTTATATTTGGAGCCAACCTGGattacatggcaagttccaggtcagccagggctatatgatGGACTCTGTCTCAGATGGCTGGGCAGTTAAGAGtcctcttgcagaggtcctgagttccattcccagcacccacatactgGTGGCCtacatgggatctgatgccctcttctggcttctctcaGTACTGCAGTGCACACAGATACCCactcaaacatacatatacacacatttaaaaaaaataaaacttaagccaggcatggtggcacatgcctttcatcctagcagttggaaggcaaaggcaaacatctccatgttcaagaccagcctggtctacagaatgagttccaggccagccaaggctatatagtgagacccacCCTCccaaaataataactttaaaaaaacacagtagcAACAGAGAACAGCAGGTCTATGTTCTCACTGCACTTAATCAAGATAACTCCCTCATACGGGTGGAGATGGCTGGGCAGGACTGCTGCCCTGCAGGAGCACCTGGGCTTGACTTAGCACCCACACGGTGTCTTGATAAGCAtctgaaattccagttccagggcagttGATGCTCCCTTTTTGGCCTCTACTGGCATCGggaacacatgtggtgcatagaagTACTTTTCAGTCAAAGCACccataaatgtaaatttaaaggATAATCCCTcaaaggcatgcccagaggcccatcttccAGGTTATTCCAAATTCTGTCTTCTTGACAATACTATCCCATCAGATGAGGAAAAAATGCTCAGAAGAGAGACCCATTCTGTCTGAGCTGGAAAGAATCTGGAGAAGATTCCAGACAGGTGACATTGGAGCTAGGTCTCCAAACATCAGATGCGTTGAGCTATGGCTAGTTAGTGGTaggactgtagaccaggctttgaGCCGCTAACAGGAATCTGAGACGTTGACATGGTGGAGGCTGGTGAACTCCACAGTGGTCCAGGCAGAAGAGAACACTGCCTGGTGCAGGTAGAACCACAGAATTCACAGGACTTGAGAAAACAAGAGATGGGTATGTCACGCCTGGCTTCCTCATTTTAAGATGTTGATTTGGGCCCGGCGTTGGGcattgtggcacacgcctttaacccgagcactcaggaggcagaggcagatgtatctctgtgaatctgaggacagccagggctacacagagaaaccctgtctcggaaaaacaaaaatgttgatTTGGGCAGGGCAGGCATGAGAAaatagggtgggggtgggtgggggggggtcCGACacgtgggggagggggaagatcCTTGCCCTTGCACCCCCAGCTTGGTGGCTTTCATAGCACACCATTAATACTTTGATCAGGCTCTGCAGGGGGTGGGCTGCTGTGGCAGTCCCCAGCTGGGCCAGTGCTGGCTGCTTCAGGTGGTTGGCCTAGCGCATCCTGTGGCAGCAGCTGGGCACACACATACCAAGAACAGGTAACAAGGCTGTTGTAACCTGTGTTCTGTTGGCCAAAGGCAGCGCCGTGTAGCTAAGGGTGGGGCGCAGTAGGAGGAGCTGCCTGCCCAGGCAGCAGCTGCCCTGAGGTTAGGCTGCACTGGAGCTGTCCCCATTGGGCTCATGTCCTCGGCCCTGGGGGTAGGGGCACCACGGAACAGCTGTCAGGGAGGTAGAACACCCTGGAAATGGCAGCCAGGGCAAATGAAGAGGCCAGAGTGGCTAGCTACCACGTGGCTAGGGAGTGCAGGAATAGTTCACCTCGTGGGGCTGGCCTCTGCTAGGTGTCCTCCTGGGTTGCTAGAAGTAAGGTGACCACTGACTATCCCCTTCTGCCCCTCATTGGCTACAGTGTAGGGTCCAATCTGAACATCTGGATTAGTCCCAAAGCTGCttgcccccacccccgcccccagtccCTGCTCTTACTGTTGGATGGTAGTTGGCTGAGCTGACTTGGAGGGAGCAACCACCCCTGGTTAGGTTGTGTGGGAACCTAGGTCCAGCCCAGCCCCAGAGCCGAATGTGTGTGCCTCAGTGCACCTACCAGCAGCTGACCTAGAAGACAAGCTCTCCTGCAACATTCTCCCTCCTCTTTGggtggagaaaagggagggggtgggaggagggaggacgggggaatccgtggctgatatgggaaattgttaattataaaataaaaataccataaaAAGGGGTGGGGAATATAGGCAGGCTCTGCTCCATCCCTAGAATGAGACAGGAGACTGTGTCTGGGGAGGTGAACCCCTGGTCAGTGgcggagaagggaggaaagatgggCCCAAGAGGGTGATGGCAGCTGGTGAGGAGACCTCAGCCCCACACTGCCCAGGTAGGCCTGAAGCTGGTTGTGCTTCGCTGTCCTCTCTGGGCGTCTAGGGGTTCATCCAGACCTGTGGCTTTGTCAGTCTGAACATGAGGAAGGGTACCCATGACAGCACCCAGTAGGTGACATTGTGGCTTCTACCAAGTGGAGGCTGAGGCTCGGTAGTGACGTTCTGGTTAGAACCTGAGACTCCACTCTCCAGTGGTCAGCCGCCCAGCAGTCATGGGTGCTTTCTGAGCAAGGGCCTCTCCTGACAGTTGtgcaggaggtgggggcaggagtaGCCATGTATAATAAGGCATGGGGGAGTGGGCATGTTAGGGAACGAGTTTGTTCTGTGTGGGGAGAGGCTCTGGGTGACAAGACCTGGAGCAatgggccgggggggggggggggattctcaGAGTGTAGGGAGGGGCGGAGAACATCAGAAGGTCTGCATCCCTGGGTGCTCAGAATCACACTGGCAGCCAAGCCTACCCAGCATCACcacagaaacttctctttgctcaCAGGTTGCACATTCATTGAGGAGAATTTTACTTTGAAGTGCCCCAAACATAAGGTAGGTAGGTGAACAGGCTCCTGGAGTCCCCCCCACCCAACCCAGTTTCTCCCTGCCTTGCCAGAGGGTACAGAGGGGGCACGGCCAGGGCCCTAAGGTACTTCTCCCACAACCCACAGAATGGGCTGCAGGGCCTCGCGTGGAAGGGCTGGGGCGGGTGGCAGCGGGTGGCCTTGGCCGTGACGTGCCGTCCCTCCCACAGAGGCAGCCGTTGTAATTCCCACGTGGCCGAGCCTCCGAGGAAGAGGAGCTGCGCCCACAGCCGGTCCTTGATCCCATCCCGGGTCTTGGTTCCGGCTGCTTCGGGCGCTGGCGTGACGCCCGGGTTGCGAAGAAAACCTGTTCCAGGCCAGACTTGGCGAGGGCAGGCCACCGGGCGGCTAGACCTGGGGCACGCGGCTTCGGGCGGGGTACAAGTCCCCTGCAAGTTCTGGAACGACGTGGCATGCAAGCTGTGCCCCCTGGGAAGAGGCCGAGGCCGCTGCTGGCTCGGTGGACGACGTGGGGCAGGACCCAAGCCTTTCTGGAGAGGCCCGGCTAATGGGAGAGTACTGCCCTGGCCCCCGACCGAGGCTTTGCCCAGGGTGGGGGCCGGCCTGGGCTCAGGCCATGCGGTTCCTGATGTGGGCTGGCCTGGGGCGGTGCCCTGTGGCTTCTGTTTGCCCCCTTTCCAGTCTTCCACCCCACAGTTGGAGCCCAGGCTGGAAGCTTGAGGAAACGGCCTGGCTACCCTCAAGGCAGCCGCCCCAATGCACCaccgtgggttccagggactgccGCTCGCTCGGCTCGTGGGCGGGGACAGCGCTAGACTTCGTGTACAAACCTGTGTACCCCTCTATATATATGTTACATAGAATGTATATATGTTGGGAACATGCTCGCTTCTGTGTGTCGCTGCTGTGCGTCGTGTGCTCCACAGCACAGAGCCCTAAGCTGGCCTTGGCCGGGGTAGGGGCTAGTGATGCCCCTTCCTCATGCAACCACCAtcaccgccgctgccaccaccacggCCAGTCCCCACCTGTCCGTTTGTGTTCTCAGCTCTGTCCACGCTTCAATAGGCCTGATGCAGCCCCCCTTCCCTGCAACTTCCTGTACATATGACTGTAAAATGGTAAACGTGTGTATTATATCTGGCCTCgttatatagtgtatatatatgtatacatatacatatatataatatatatgaagacTGTAAATGTTAAGACAACTAGTGTTCTTATTAGTATATTGCTTCACACTGAAGATTGTGTGTATCGAGCTGTTTCTAAAAGATGTTTATTTTccttaagagttaaaaaaaaaaaaaacagtcattgcattcagaaaaaaaaaaagtcaataaagatACCACGATTGTTTTGGAAGTTTGCAGCCTGTGGATGCCAACCAGATTCCCTagggggttgggaggggagggaagggcctGGGGACACAAACAGGGATCCCCGATTGTGCTTGTAGACTTATGTGGTCTCAGGTCCTGACTGTGGTTCAAGATTTTGCCAGGTGTACAAAGAGATGACCAGGAAACTGTGTGTGTGATGCTCCAGACACACAGGGAGACCATGTAGCCCTGTCACAACAGGCCTTTGAGGTTTGTTGAGTCAGCCCTCATCACCCCAGGACCTGCTGAGGGGCTGGGGCAAAGGGACAACTGAGACCATCAAGACCCCTCAAGGTTGATAGAGCAAAAGTGTGGCTGTGAGATTAGTGGGACAGGTTGGCTAAACATCACACCATCCCACGGCAGACACCAGCAGACCCCTTTACAGCAGATGGGAAGTCTTGCTTCCCAGAGGACAATTCAGGAAGGATGGCAGATGATGGCCAACATCTGCCTACCCAGATAAACAAAACTGAGGTTATaaataatttcactttttaatgTTCTGTACAAAATTTCTCAACCTATGAAAATAAAGTTTGCAAAAGTCAAGTAGTACATGAGCCTGCTCAGGAAACTGGCTCAGCAGAATCTACACTATGTACAAGTCTCCCAGGAGGGGGTGAGAGCCTTGGGACAGGGTGGCCCTCTGCTAGGGGAAAGGTTCCTTCCCATATACAGGGAAAAAGCCACTAAGGTGCCTACAGAGCAAGAGGGTGGCATTGGGCCAGTGCAGCCTCTGCAACTTCTAGATCTGCCACTAGAGGTCGGCATGATCCCGACTGCTTGTCAGGCTCACCCTCTGGACAACCACAGCCAGTGACAAAGGTCCTTAAGGGCTGTGAATACTGGGGAAAGCGGCCAGGGTCTAGCTGGAAGTGACAGTGGTCCCGCCACCCAGGCGCAGCAGCATCTGCTGGCAGTCGAGCAGGAGCCGATGATCGCCAAGCTTCTCGACGGTGCGAGCTGCCTCGGCCAGCATGCTCATCCGCTGTCCAGGGCCCGACAGGAAGGCAGGTGGCAGGTAGCAGGAGGCCAACAGCAAGGCCTCCGTGTGCTCCCGCCATGTGGGTCGAGGCTCTAGCTCAGGCGCAGCGCCTGCACATAGGGATCATGTCAGGGGAGCAAGGCTTAGGTCTGTTTAAGGCCACACCCTACGCACAAGGCATCTGACCTGTACAGGGAACGCCCAACACTATGGATGCCAGGGTCCTGCTCTCCACCCATGTTGGGTACACAGCTGGGCTCAGCTTCCTCCCTATGACCATCTCACAAATTGTCACTCCCAGTTGATTTCTGTAATTCGGCTCTCGGTATCCCTCATACCAGGCcaaaccaccccacccccacatgcacacgcacacgcacgcgcgcgcgcacgcacacgcgcacacgcacgcacacgcacgcacgcacacgcacgcacgcacacgcacacacacgcacacacacgcacacacacacgcacacacacgcacgcacacacgcacacggtaagcacacacacgcgcacacacacgcacacgcacacacacacacgcacgcacacacgcacacggtaagcacacacacacacacacacacacacacacacacacacacacacacggtaagcACAaccacctcctcacctcctctgccGCTGGAGGCTGCCCGCCTCCGCAGGCTGCGGTCCAGGAGCTGGTGTGTGCGGGCAGGACTTGCTCCTGCCATCAGCCGAGCTGTGGCCTCGTGCAGGAACACCTGGGAAGTGAGGAGTAACGGGCCAGTCTCAGATTGAGTACCTACTCTCTCCcctggcctcctgcctcctgcctcccggTGTGAGGTGAGGACAGTGGGACTTACTCTCCTCATGGCAGGCCGGAAGCTCTGTGCCAAGCGCCTCAGACTGCTCAGGTCCTGTTGGAAACCGCGAAGCTCCAGAGCAGAGGCCTGGGGTCCGTTGCTGGCACTGTGAGCTACCTGGGCTGAGGCTGGTGATTGCTGGCGCTGCCAGAGACTAGTACGAGCCACAAGAAGTAGATCACACAGGAGCAGCTGCATGGCCTGAGGTGGCAACGGGGCAGAGGTCAACGGGGCCCTAGCAATGGTAAGGGCAGAGAGCCCACAGCACCAGGGGCTGATCTAGGCTGCACTGTGAGGCCCTGCACCCGCCTCACACATGCAAGCAACAGCAATTCACCATAGGTCCACCTCCTCTGGGCCACATGCCTCAAGCCCTCAGACTTCCCGACGATGGCCGCCCCCCAGGAGCTCTGCCAGCCTGTTCACCACCCCCTCCTTCCCGGTGGTAGGAAAATGCTGAGACCATTCTTCCCAGGCCTTTAGCCTTCACCCGACACTAAGGTAAGCCCATTCAGCACTATTTCGGATTAACTCCAACTAGGAATGGACAGCTGTGACCCTGGCTGGCCAGGTCTCATCTCGCCCTCACCTTGTCAATGGAACTGCCAGTTGGTGTAGTGGCTAAGCTGTCCCGCAAGTACCCACTGGCCTTCTCACAGAGGGCCAGGCTGGCTGGGCCGGATTCTACCTTTCTGTGGTCCAGCAGAGCCCGGGCAGCCTTGAAGGAGTACAGAGCTGCCCTGGGCAGGGGTCTCCTATTGGGGCCAGAGCAGACATGGTAGGTTAGACCAGGCTACAGCCCCGCCCTGAGCCCTCCCATCCTGGTTCTAGTCTCCTGGGGCAGAGAGTACACTGTCCTTCCCAGATAGTTAAGCAAAGTACCGAGGGGCCCAAAACTGGGTGAGGAGGACCTGGCTGGGCACTCACTCAGTCTCCTGCAGCACTTGGGGCATGTGCTCTACCAGTGGGTAGAGGCGCTCGGCTGCCTCCTCATCCCGCCGCAGCCAGTGGATCACCACAGCGGTAAGGGAGGCCCACCACTTGGCCACTGGGTCTGTGCCTACAGAAGAGGGAAAGGAGCCTGACCCTCAGCCACACTGCATTTGGGCCTGGCAGGAGTCAGGACAGggatctggagctcaccagtgGTGGAAGCCATGCTGGAGCTGACGGAGAAGCTGCAGGCAGGAGCCCCGACGGCATCAGAACAGCTGTTTAACAGCTGCAGGAATCCAAGTGCGTCTGAGAACtccctgaggcaggagagagctgTCAGGACACAGAGCAGCAGCCTCGGGGTTCTAGGTGACACTGGCTCCCCCCAACTGCCCATCAGAACACAGTCTGACCCTATGGCTCGCAAAATACCACGTAACAGAGGAGAGTAAGGGCTAGAGAGGCTTTGAGGACACACACGGGGTCTGGCTAGCACACAGCTTGGACAGGGCTTTCCCAGAGTCCCCGCTGGAAGGAGGGTCTTGCCTGGGAGTACGCACCTGTCTCCATCAGCTGCCCCTGGGCTGGGCTGAGCGATACAGCTCAGCGCTCGCTCCAGAAGATGTTCGCAGAATAGTCTGGTCACCTGGGCCAGTGGATCCACTGTGAGTAGGGGTAAATAGAGCAGAGGTTTAGGCATCCTCCCGCCATAGTTCCCTTCCCACATCAATGCCTTCATAGGCTGGGGCCCCAACCCAGAGCCACTTCCCAGTTCCACGTCCTAACAGGCATGTAGACACTGATGTGTAAGCACTGAGCCCCTGCTCTTGAAGCCTGGGCTACTCTGCCGCCGCCCTGGGGAGGAAAATGGGTGGGCTGTGCAAGAGCTCCACACTGGAAAGGAGAGCCTACTCAACCCCATAGCCACTGGCCCTGACTTCCTCAGGGCTCTTCCTGAGGCCACAATGGTGTGGCCTGGCGTCTCCTCTCAAATCCACCCACACTGCCCACTGACCCATGCTGTTTCCTGTTTCTAAAGCCCAGCACGCCTTCCGCCAGCTCCAGccgcagccacagccacagcgcAAAATAAGCTGGGTGGGTGAGGGCGTTCAGAGGTGAGGGGACAGGGTCATGTGAGGTAGGGACAAGGCATAGAAACGGAATGAGAGAGCACCTGGGTTCCCAGCCACGCTGTACAGGCTCTCCTGTGGGGCACCATGCACAGCCCAGTCCCCATCCACGAAGAAACGGTGGCCTACAGGGTGGCAGAGCCACTGCATGGCAAGAGGCACTGAGCCACTCTGTGCCAGGCAGGCCTGGCGAGCGCTACTCAGGAAGAAACGCTGTGGGGAAAGGAACAGGACTGTGACTCCGACTCCAAGCTCAAACCCAGCCCTGAGACGGAGAACCCAGCTGGCCTACAGCCCACCTGCTAACCGCTGCTACATCTGGTTCGTTCCCTGGCCCTGGAAGGGCAGGAGCTGCAAAGACAAGCACCCGGCCCTGTCCCCTCGGCCTCCTTACTGTCAAAAAGTGCAAGGCTCTCGGGAGACTGGTCTTGACCCTCAGGGCAGCAGCCACATAGATCTCTGCCAGTGTTGCCATGGATACAGCATCTCCTGCGCACTCAGCCAGGTTCAGGGCACTCAGGGCCAGGTTAGAAGCAACAAGGTGCCCTCCTGTGTATTTCCCTGCAAAAAGGCAAGCGTCAGGATGGGAGGTGAAGGGATGGGTAGGACCCAGTTATTCCCTTGGCGTCAGGATGGGAGGTGAAGGGATGGGTAGGACCCAGTCATTCCCATGGTGTGAGGATGGGAGGTGAAGAGATGGATAGAACCCCAGCCTAGCTCCCACCTAGCCATACCCATGGCATGCAGCTGGTGCAGCTTATGGTAGACAAGAGCCGCATCTCGGGCACTGGCACGTGCATCCATCCTCAGCCCACAGTCTCTCCGCAGGCCCCCAGCCTTGCCTGCCAGCCAGCGGCCCACCCAGAGACGCTGCAGCAGGTGGCGGATGAGGTTCCAAAGCAGGCTGCAGGCCAGGTCCAGGTTTGAGGTGGGAAGAGGCCGTCCCAGTGCCTGCAGGGCCAGCCACAGCTGCTGAGCAGCCTGGGCAAAATCTCCCTGGAGAAAGGGAGTCTCAGTAAGAAAAATGGCAGCCGGACGTCTTCCTTATCTGGGCCCCTGGAGTCAGAGGAACTCTgaaggagggggtggggcagaCTGGAGCAGGTGGAGCACCTAGCACCTTCCAGGCCTGGGAGCCTACCCCACTCTTCCTCCCCGGGGCCAATCCCTTACCCGGGCCAAGTCCAGATCGGCTTGTTTGCGGTGTCTCCAAAAGTGTACAGCCGGGCCAGAGTGTGGCCGAGTCACAGGTTCCCCATAGACAAAGAGAAGAGCCAGGCAAGCCAACACCAGTAGTCCATTGGCCAGCCAAACTAGGGGTGGCAGCAACCACTGGGTCCAGTTAGAGCCATCTGTAGACAAAGGGAATGTCTGAGGACCTAGCTCCTAGGAAATCCCAAGTCCCAAATGTCTCTCCCAACAATATGGAGGCTGCCCTAACTCACGTCTGCTCTCAGCCTCCAGCATGCTGCGCCCAGAACTGTGGTGCACACCAGCAGCGCTGGACAGGCTCGGCATGCCCCAGCCAAACAGCGAGGCCAAGGGGTTGCAGGTCAGACACAGGAAGACCAGTGCACACAGGGCCAGGCGGGAGCGGTCCAGCATGCCGTGGTTGTGCAGCCGTGGGGCTTTGACCTGCGGGAGGCAgggaggtgaggggcagagcccgGCTGGCCCCAAGGACAAGGGCTCAAAGCTGGGAAGCCTGCAGGGCGTCTGGGAGAGGGAAGGCACCGCGCGGCAGAGTCCGACCTGGCTGTCGTCGAAGACTGGACTGTCAGGCTCTGAGTCACTACCACCGCTGCTGCTCCCTCGGCTGCCAAGGGACAAGGGGCTGCTCTGGGAGGGCGAGCCAGCATCTGAGGGTGGAGGGGTCAACGTCTCCATCACTTCAGCTTTCACACCCTCCACAGCCACATCTGTGCCTCCTCCACTGCCACAGGCCGACACCAGGTCCTTGAGTGACTCTACAGGCAGAAGGAACAGGGTTGGGAAGGGAGGTCAGGCCATCGAGGCCCCAAAACTCGGATAGTTCTATTATGGTCAAAACAGGGGCCAAGGCCATTGTAGGGTACAGCTGATGAAGAGACCGAacaggagttgggggtgggggggacagtgGCACAGTGGAGCCAGAGCCAGAAGCCACGGTGAGCAGGGGTAGAGAAGACAGcatcagtgtggtagtttgagtaagaatggccctcaCAGAAGCATGTTTGAAAGCTTGCCCGCCCCCAtttgtggaattgtttgggaaggattaggaggtgtggccttgctggaggaggtgtgtcactggaggggtGGGCTTTTAAGTTTCAAAACCCCCGCACTATCCTTGTCTCAACATAtgcactctcagctcctgctccagcaccatgcctgcctgcttccatgctccctgccatgatggccatggacctGCCCtcggaaactgtaagcccaatagactcttctctaagttgccttggtcacagtgtcttatcccagcaacagacaggaaaggaggaccgggagagggaggctgggacTCACTGCTTTTGTGAGCAGCACTCCGCAGGGTCTGGTTCTCTTGCTTGAGCTTCTGGTTGCTGTGCTGTAAGAAGCGGATGTAGTCGATGGCCTTGCGCAAGACGGCGGATTTATTCAGCtgcaaggagagggagagggagagggctcAGCCAGCCAGGCA from the Peromyscus eremicus chromosome 8a, PerEre_H2_v1, whole genome shotgun sequence genome contains:
- the Srebf1 gene encoding sterol regulatory element-binding protein 1 isoform X2 codes for the protein MDCTFEDMLQLINNQDSDFPGLFDAPYAGGGTGDTDPTSPGASSPESLSSPASLEAFLGEPKATPAPMSPLPSASTALKMYPSVPPFSPGPGIKEEPVPLTILQPPAAQPSPGTLLPPSFPPPPLQLSPAPVLGYSSLPSGFSGTLPGNTQQPPSGLSLASAPGVSPVSLHTQVQSSASQQPLPASTAPRTTAVTSQIQQVPVVLQPHFIKADSLLLTAVKTDAGATVKAAGISTLAQGTAVQAGPLQTLVSGGTILATVPLVVDTDKLPIHRLAAGNKALGSAQSRGEKRTAHNAIEKRYRSSINDKIVELKDLVVGTEAKLNKSAVLRKAIDYIRFLQHSNQKLKQENQTLRSAAHKSKSLKDLVSACGSGGGTDVAVEGVKAEVMETLTPPPSDAGSPSQSSPLSLGSRGSSSGGSDSEPDSPVFDDSQVKAPRLHNHGMLDRSRLALCALVFLCLTCNPLASLFGWGMPSLSSAAGVHHSSGRSMLEAESRHGSNWTQWLLPPLVWLANGLLVLACLALLFVYGEPVTRPHSGPAVHFWRHRKQADLDLARGDFAQAAQQLWLALQALGRPLPTSNLDLACSLLWNLIRHLLQRLWVGRWLAGKAGGLRRDCGLRMDARASARDAALVYHKLHQLHAMGKYTGGHLVASNLALSALNLAECAGDAVSMATLAEIYVAAALRVKTSLPRALHFLTRFFLSSARQACLAQSGSVPLAMQWLCHPVGHRFFVDGDWAVHGAPQESLYSVAGNPVDPLAQVTRLFCEHLLERALSCIAQPSPGAADGDREFSDALGFLQLLNSCSDAVGAPACSFSVSSSMASTTGTDPVAKWWASLTAVVIHWLRRDEEAAERLYPLVEHMPQVLQETERPLPRAALYSFKAARALLDHRKVESGPASLALCEKASGYLRDSLATTPTGSSIDKAMQLLLCDLLLVARTSLWQRQQSPASAQVAHSASNGPQASALELRGFQQDLSSLRRLAQSFRPAMRRVFLHEATARLMAGASPARTHQLLDRSLRRRAASSGRGGAAPELEPRPTWREHTEALLLASCYLPPAFLSGPGQRMSMLAEAARTVEKLGDHRLLLDCQQMLLRLGGGTTVTSS
- the Srebf1 gene encoding sterol regulatory element-binding protein 1 isoform X1, with amino-acid sequence MDELPFGEAALEQALAEPCELDAALLTDIEDMLQLINNQDSDFPGLFDAPYAGGGTGDTDPTSPGASSPESLSSPASLEAFLGEPKATPAPMSPLPSASTALKMYPSVPPFSPGPGIKEEPVPLTILQPPAAQPSPGTLLPPSFPPPPLQLSPAPVLGYSSLPSGFSGTLPGNTQQPPSGLSLASAPGVSPVSLHTQVQSSASQQPLPASTAPRTTAVTSQIQQVPVVLQPHFIKADSLLLTAVKTDAGATVKAAGISTLAQGTAVQAGPLQTLVSGGTILATVPLVVDTDKLPIHRLAAGNKALGSAQSRGEKRTAHNAIEKRYRSSINDKIVELKDLVVGTEAKLNKSAVLRKAIDYIRFLQHSNQKLKQENQTLRSAAHKSKSLKDLVSACGSGGGTDVAVEGVKAEVMETLTPPPSDAGSPSQSSPLSLGSRGSSSGGSDSEPDSPVFDDSQVKAPRLHNHGMLDRSRLALCALVFLCLTCNPLASLFGWGMPSLSSAAGVHHSSGRSMLEAESRHGSNWTQWLLPPLVWLANGLLVLACLALLFVYGEPVTRPHSGPAVHFWRHRKQADLDLARGDFAQAAQQLWLALQALGRPLPTSNLDLACSLLWNLIRHLLQRLWVGRWLAGKAGGLRRDCGLRMDARASARDAALVYHKLHQLHAMGKYTGGHLVASNLALSALNLAECAGDAVSMATLAEIYVAAALRVKTSLPRALHFLTRFFLSSARQACLAQSGSVPLAMQWLCHPVGHRFFVDGDWAVHGAPQESLYSVAGNPVDPLAQVTRLFCEHLLERALSCIAQPSPGAADGDREFSDALGFLQLLNSCSDAVGAPACSFSVSSSMASTTGTDPVAKWWASLTAVVIHWLRRDEEAAERLYPLVEHMPQVLQETERPLPRAALYSFKAARALLDHRKVESGPASLALCEKASGYLRDSLATTPTGSSIDKAMQLLLCDLLLVARTSLWQRQQSPASAQVAHSASNGPQASALELRGFQQDLSSLRRLAQSFRPAMRRVFLHEATARLMAGASPARTHQLLDRSLRRRAASSGRGGAAPELEPRPTWREHTEALLLASCYLPPAFLSGPGQRMSMLAEAARTVEKLGDHRLLLDCQQMLLRLGGGTTVTSS